The Halobellus sp. MBLA0158 genome has a window encoding:
- a CDS encoding 2-keto-4-pentenoate hydratase: MVSEDTREELAEALYQALREQSPIDRLTADHDLSMADAYDVQTRLIDRRLDDGAEIVGHKIGLTSDGIQEQLGVDEPDFGRLLDTMFVEGREIPGEDLIQPRVEPEIGFVLEKPLEPPVTYLDVLDATGSVLPVVEVIDSRVRDWDIRIEDTIADNASSALYVAGERTSIPENDLSLEGVKLYKNGTLESSGVGAAVLDHPARSVAWLANTLDDLDETIEAGHLVLSGSLTPAVDLAPGDVISVEFTSIGTVNARLSE, encoded by the coding sequence ATGGTCTCGGAAGACACACGCGAGGAGTTGGCAGAAGCGCTCTACCAGGCGCTGCGCGAGCAGTCGCCGATCGACCGGCTCACCGCCGACCACGACCTCTCGATGGCGGACGCCTACGACGTCCAGACGCGCCTGATCGACCGCCGTCTCGACGACGGCGCGGAGATCGTCGGCCACAAGATCGGCCTGACGAGCGACGGCATCCAAGAGCAGCTCGGCGTCGACGAGCCCGACTTCGGCCGCCTGCTCGATACGATGTTCGTCGAGGGGCGGGAGATCCCCGGTGAGGACCTGATCCAGCCGCGGGTCGAGCCCGAGATCGGATTCGTGTTGGAGAAGCCGCTCGAACCGCCGGTGACGTATCTGGACGTGCTCGACGCTACCGGCTCGGTCCTGCCCGTCGTCGAGGTCATCGACAGCCGCGTCCGCGACTGGGACATCCGGATCGAAGACACCATCGCCGACAACGCCTCCTCGGCGCTGTACGTCGCGGGCGAGCGGACTTCGATCCCCGAGAACGACCTCTCCTTGGAGGGCGTGAAGCTCTACAAGAACGGCACGCTCGAATCCTCGGGCGTCGGCGCGGCGGTCCTCGATCACCCCGCGCGCTCCGTCGCGTGGCTCGCGAACACGCTCGACGACCTCGACGAGACGATCGAGGCCGGCCACCTCGTCCTCAGCGGGTCGCTGACGCCCGCGGTCGACCTCGCCCCCGGCGACGTCATCTCCGTCGAGTTCACCTCGATCGGGACGGTCAACGCCCGCCTGAGCGAGTAG
- a CDS encoding VOC family protein — MAELAKLGHIAFETPDLEESLWFFRDLMGMKVVERDDDTAYLCGLRDYEHHTMSLTEGERGAVDHIGLRAKNPESVEEFAERFEELGMDVTWTDGSHEAGIGESIQFEFPAGHRFEIYYEMDKPDIDGKQRSNIPMRRYSPEYANRVYPQRIDHAHVQDGSPESTSELFEEEFGMGLNEVFKSADGTTWGWWHATTPLPHDLAVHRLEEDTREFHHIAYHLDHLQDLWDAADILSENNVEIDGGPGKHAITNANYLYVKDPASGIRLELFAGPGYLNFEPDWETVVWEESIGSESDHQWFGTQYEMDGIPYTE, encoded by the coding sequence ATGGCAGAACTTGCCAAGCTCGGACATATCGCGTTCGAGACGCCGGACCTCGAGGAGTCGCTTTGGTTCTTCCGTGACCTGATGGGGATGAAAGTCGTCGAGCGCGACGACGACACGGCGTATCTCTGCGGGCTCCGGGACTACGAGCACCACACGATGAGCCTGACTGAAGGCGAGCGGGGCGCCGTCGACCACATCGGGCTCCGGGCGAAGAACCCCGAGTCCGTCGAGGAGTTCGCCGAGCGCTTCGAGGAACTGGGAATGGACGTCACCTGGACCGACGGCAGCCACGAGGCCGGCATCGGCGAGTCGATCCAGTTCGAGTTCCCCGCGGGCCACCGCTTCGAGATCTACTACGAGATGGACAAGCCCGACATCGACGGGAAGCAGCGCTCGAACATCCCGATGCGGCGGTACAGCCCCGAGTACGCCAACCGGGTGTACCCCCAGCGGATCGACCACGCCCACGTCCAGGACGGCTCGCCGGAGTCGACCTCCGAACTCTTCGAAGAGGAGTTCGGGATGGGCCTCAACGAGGTCTTCAAGTCCGCCGACGGGACGACGTGGGGCTGGTGGCACGCCACGACGCCGCTGCCGCACGACCTCGCGGTCCACCGCCTCGAAGAGGACACACGCGAGTTCCACCACATCGCCTACCACCTCGATCACCTCCAGGACCTGTGGGACGCCGCCGACATCCTCTCGGAGAACAACGTCGAGATCGACGGCGGCCCGGGCAAGCACGCGATCACGAACGCGAACTACCTCTACGTCAAGGACCCCGCCAGCGGCATCCGCCTGGAGCTGTTCGCCGGCCCCGGCTACCTGAACTTCGAGCCCGACTGGGAGACCGTCGTCTGGGAGGAGAGCATCGGCTCCGAGTCGGACCACCAGTGGTTCGGCACGCAGTACGAGATGGACGGCATCCCGTACACGGAATAA
- a CDS encoding aldehyde ferredoxin oxidoreductase family protein: MLHARGSLLTIDVGARETETADIDDELESFIGGRGVSTKLAHDRIPFDADPFGPENRLYLASGPLQQSDMSFTGRMNLTGLSPLTDGLLSSNAGGYLSRNFIGTGHSVVEVAGESDELLAIHVTDEGVEFEEVPELAGATVPEVTEEMNDRHGLESENLVTIGPAGENLVRFASAMTYDERAFGRGGLGAVMGAKNVKCISFEGDSAPEIEMPNEDIQMDVHRQAATSDDIFRRQGTTHLVQVLNDNFGLPTRYYSELSFENAEKINGDRVEEKKYKKAACSVCAFACKLPTRDDASGLETEGPEFETIMAFGSNSGVDDIVDIMKSNDMCDDLGMDTISCGNTIAAYLASEDEFGNVELIHELVEKIAHREGVGDTLAEGIERVHEDLGVENWTVKGMDFAAHEGRVVHGQGLSYAVSNRGADHMYSTTMIDEYNDVIPAEGTAGKSEHIIDNENRNAIRDSAVVCQFGIGRIIEEEIFEALFDEDYEDLLSVGDRIVNLERHFANQRGRDIEDDRLPYDLPDLESSIQEYYEARGWSDDGVVPETLVADFAQAADD, from the coding sequence ATGCTACACGCGCGCGGTTCGCTGCTGACGATCGATGTGGGCGCTCGGGAGACCGAGACCGCGGACATCGACGACGAACTCGAATCGTTCATCGGGGGCCGAGGGGTGTCGACGAAGCTGGCGCACGACCGGATCCCGTTCGACGCCGACCCGTTCGGCCCGGAGAACCGGCTCTACCTCGCGTCGGGGCCGCTCCAGCAGTCGGATATGAGCTTCACCGGCCGGATGAACCTCACCGGGCTCTCGCCGCTGACCGACGGCCTCCTCTCTTCGAACGCCGGCGGCTACCTCTCGCGGAACTTCATCGGCACGGGCCACTCGGTGGTGGAGGTCGCGGGCGAGAGCGACGAGCTGCTGGCGATCCACGTCACCGACGAGGGCGTCGAGTTCGAGGAAGTGCCCGAACTGGCCGGCGCGACCGTCCCCGAGGTCACAGAGGAGATGAACGACCGCCACGGGCTCGAAAGCGAGAACCTCGTGACGATCGGCCCGGCCGGCGAGAACCTCGTCCGGTTCGCGTCGGCGATGACCTACGACGAGCGCGCGTTCGGGCGCGGCGGCCTCGGCGCCGTGATGGGCGCGAAGAACGTCAAGTGCATCTCCTTCGAGGGCGACTCCGCCCCGGAGATCGAGATGCCGAACGAGGACATCCAGATGGACGTCCACCGGCAGGCCGCCACCAGCGACGACATCTTCCGGCGGCAGGGGACGACCCACCTCGTGCAGGTCCTCAACGACAACTTCGGGCTCCCGACGCGGTACTACTCCGAACTCTCTTTCGAGAACGCCGAGAAGATCAACGGCGACCGCGTCGAGGAGAAGAAGTACAAGAAGGCGGCCTGTTCGGTCTGTGCGTTCGCCTGCAAGCTCCCCACCCGCGACGACGCGAGCGGCCTCGAAACCGAGGGGCCGGAGTTCGAGACCATTATGGCCTTCGGGAGCAACTCCGGCGTCGACGACATCGTCGACATCATGAAGTCGAACGATATGTGCGACGACCTCGGGATGGACACCATCTCCTGCGGTAACACCATCGCCGCGTACCTCGCCAGCGAGGACGAGTTCGGAAACGTAGAGTTGATCCACGAACTCGTCGAGAAGATCGCCCACCGCGAGGGCGTCGGCGATACGCTCGCCGAGGGGATCGAGCGAGTCCACGAGGACCTCGGGGTCGAGAACTGGACCGTCAAGGGGATGGACTTCGCCGCCCACGAGGGCCGCGTCGTCCACGGCCAGGGGCTCTCCTACGCCGTCTCCAACCGCGGCGCCGACCATATGTACTCGACGACGATGATCGACGAGTACAACGACGTCATCCCCGCGGAGGGCACCGCCGGCAAGTCCGAGCACATCATCGACAACGAGAACCGCAACGCGATCCGCGACAGCGCCGTGGTCTGTCAGTTCGGCATCGGCCGGATTATCGAAGAGGAGATCTTCGAGGCGCTGTTCGACGAGGACTACGAGGACCTGCTTTCGGTCGGCGACCGCATCGTGAACCTCGAACGACACTTCGCCAATCAGCGCGGCCGCGACATCGAGGACGACCGCCTCCCGTACGACCTCCCGGACCTCGAATCCTCGATCCAGGAGTACTACGAGGCCCGCGGCTGGAGCGACGACGGCGTCGTCCCCGAGACCCTCGTCGCGGACTTCGCACAGGCCGCCGACGACTGA
- a CDS encoding SLC13 family permease, with protein sequence MAAVGRPSLSPSALSVPIGIAAAVGVRAMAPFDPAGATMLAITTLCIALWIGNVVSPAYTGVVCLGLLGLAFSLELALVGFRSPAIWLIAFGLVMGEATRRSGLAEWASGRIVHRLTPPAAAEAPVRTYRRLLFGLSTAGLFLVLVIPAGIVRVLVLAPVALEVGERFDSRAASLGLFFGPVLVTYLGTVAVLTGGAPNIVVLGIFESITGVSIAWTEWFALLFPVMGVGRLLVIVGVAYALYRPTSETAFEPPERDARAMGRRERRMLVFLLAGVAVWVTDVFHGLHPVYGAMLVALLACLPGVGIVDFEAAVGEVDFSILFFIAAVLAIGEGMTRTSVAAAMAERLLAVVPTGAPLVVVLGIVFAFTVLLLFVISGLAAASVVTPVVVAFAGNAGLPVVPVTLTEAVALQMPFFPYQSAVLVVILAYDIVETRELIRVVAAVTVATIVVLVPIQLGVLAAFG encoded by the coding sequence ATGGCAGCAGTCGGCCGACCGTCCCTTTCGCCGTCCGCCCTCTCGGTCCCGATCGGGATCGCGGCCGCGGTCGGAGTGCGGGCGATGGCGCCGTTCGATCCGGCAGGCGCGACGATGCTCGCGATCACGACGCTCTGTATCGCGCTGTGGATCGGCAACGTCGTCTCGCCCGCCTACACCGGCGTCGTCTGCCTGGGGCTGCTCGGACTGGCGTTCTCCCTGGAGCTGGCGCTCGTCGGCTTCCGCTCGCCGGCTATCTGGCTGATCGCCTTCGGGCTCGTGATGGGCGAGGCGACGCGGCGGAGCGGGCTGGCGGAGTGGGCGAGCGGCCGGATCGTCCACCGACTCACGCCCCCCGCGGCCGCCGAGGCGCCGGTGCGGACGTACCGGCGGCTGCTCTTCGGCCTCTCGACGGCCGGGCTGTTCTTGGTGCTCGTGATCCCTGCCGGGATCGTCCGCGTGCTGGTGCTGGCGCCCGTGGCGCTCGAAGTCGGCGAGCGGTTCGACTCCCGGGCGGCCTCCCTGGGGCTCTTCTTCGGCCCGGTGCTCGTCACCTACCTCGGGACCGTCGCGGTGCTCACCGGCGGCGCGCCGAACATCGTCGTCCTCGGCATCTTCGAGTCGATCACCGGCGTGTCGATCGCGTGGACCGAGTGGTTCGCGCTCCTGTTTCCGGTGATGGGCGTCGGGCGCCTGCTCGTCATCGTCGGCGTCGCGTACGCGCTCTATCGGCCGACGAGCGAGACGGCGTTCGAGCCGCCGGAGCGGGACGCGCGGGCGATGGGCCGTCGGGAACGCCGGATGCTCGTCTTCCTGCTCGCGGGGGTGGCCGTGTGGGTGACAGACGTGTTCCACGGCCTGCACCCCGTCTACGGCGCGATGCTTGTCGCGCTGTTGGCGTGCCTGCCGGGCGTCGGGATCGTCGACTTCGAGGCGGCCGTCGGCGAGGTCGACTTCTCGATCCTCTTTTTCATTGCCGCCGTGCTCGCGATCGGCGAGGGGATGACCCGCACGAGCGTCGCCGCGGCGATGGCCGAGCGCCTCCTGGCGGTCGTGCCGACCGGCGCGCCGTTGGTCGTCGTCCTCGGCATCGTCTTCGCGTTCACGGTGCTCCTCTTGTTCGTGATCAGCGGCCTGGCGGCGGCGAGCGTCGTCACGCCGGTCGTCGTCGCCTTCGCCGGCAACGCGGGGCTTCCCGTCGTACCGGTGACGCTGACCGAGGCCGTCGCGCTCCAGATGCCGTTCTTCCCGTATCAGTCGGCCGTGCTCGTCGTCATCCTCGCGTACGACATCGTCGAGACGCGAGAGCTGATCCGCGTCGTCGCTGCGGTCACGGTCGCGACGATCGTCGTACTGGTCCCGATCCAGCTCGGCGTCCTGGCGGCCTTCGGGTGA
- a CDS encoding IS6 family transposase — MQEPDRLTGGSDFPELGFVEREATPESAMKLGIQLHLAGLSLSDTVSVLASLGVDRCRSTVHNWVQKADLQPAEGQNPNYVAVDETVIRVNDQRYWLFAAVDPDTTRLLHVRLFPTRTQALTEMFLAELREKHLVSDAIFLVDGAPWLQAACHRHSLRFQHVTHGNRNAIERVFKELKRRTEAFANHFRHADPNTAEAWLQAFAVCFNQLI; from the coding sequence ATGCAAGAACCGGACCGCCTCACCGGAGGTAGCGACTTTCCAGAGTTAGGTTTTGTGGAGCGAGAGGCGACACCCGAGTCGGCAATGAAGCTGGGTATCCAACTGCATTTGGCGGGATTATCGCTGTCGGATACCGTCTCTGTTCTTGCAAGCCTGGGTGTCGATCGGTGTCGTTCGACCGTTCACAACTGGGTTCAGAAGGCAGACCTACAGCCTGCCGAGGGACAGAATCCGAATTACGTCGCGGTTGATGAGACTGTAATTCGAGTGAATGACCAGCGCTACTGGCTGTTTGCGGCGGTCGATCCCGACACGACTCGCCTGCTGCACGTGCGACTATTCCCGACCAGGACCCAAGCGCTGACCGAGATGTTCCTTGCGGAACTCCGCGAGAAACATCTCGTTTCCGACGCGATCTTCCTGGTCGATGGCGCACCCTGGCTCCAGGCGGCCTGTCACCGCCACTCGCTCCGATTCCAACACGTCACCCACGGGAATCGGAATGCCATCGAACGCGTGTTTAAAGAGCTGAAACGCCGAACTGAGGCGTTTGCAAACCACTTCAGACACGCCGATCCGAACACTGCAGAAGCGTGGCTCCAAGCATTCGCCGTCTGCTTCAATCAGCTAATCTGA
- a CDS encoding thiamine pyrophosphate-requiring protein, translating to MLPPHSPDRSADRTVAESMLLSLAECGVEYVFANFGTDHTPFIEAHARLREEGEQLPEIVVCPHEFVALSAAHGYAVATGEPQAVLVHVDVGTQNLGAAMHNAHRANAPVLVVAGLSPVSDAGYPGSRDNPIHYAQDVFDQASIVEEYCRWTGEYRVPADPREMIRRALSRTVGTPSGPAYLTAAREALEAPDPTGPGGSDDSDADVRPVRKTRPAAPDDAALAPIEERLRAAERPLVVTSNGVGPTGDPDLDALVDFAEAVGAGVVEHVPHVLCFPRDHELHVGYDPSGPVRECDLLVVAESDVPWVPSQVEIPADLDVVQIDTDPGKGTYPHWPFEVDEAVLADPAAALRRLAERLADTDAGGDGEAWRERHRERREEATARVERARADDRLDARVLSAAIADYVDGDTVVLQGTTTNRVPALEHIPQSEPGTFFWRGGAGLGWAVPGGIGAKLADPETRVISLVGDGGYLFSNPAASVLAANNADAPTLSVIYHNDGWEAVRRATRKQHETGAAAAQGVPEGDYGETIDLSRIATISDAHARRVDDLDSLDDALDTAVAAVDGGQDAVLDVRLDPKD from the coding sequence ATGCTTCCCCCACATTCGCCCGACCGATCCGCGGACCGCACCGTCGCCGAATCGATGCTCCTGTCGCTCGCCGAGTGCGGCGTGGAGTACGTCTTCGCCAACTTCGGCACCGACCACACGCCCTTCATCGAGGCCCACGCCCGACTGCGCGAGGAGGGCGAGCAACTCCCCGAGATCGTCGTCTGCCCCCACGAGTTCGTCGCGCTCTCGGCGGCGCACGGGTACGCCGTCGCGACCGGCGAGCCGCAGGCGGTCCTGGTCCACGTCGACGTCGGCACGCAGAACCTCGGAGCGGCGATGCACAACGCCCACCGCGCGAACGCGCCGGTGCTCGTCGTCGCCGGGCTCTCGCCGGTCTCGGACGCGGGCTATCCCGGCTCGCGGGACAACCCTATCCACTACGCCCAGGACGTGTTCGATCAGGCCTCGATCGTCGAGGAGTACTGCCGCTGGACGGGCGAGTACCGCGTCCCCGCGGACCCCCGTGAGATGATCCGTCGCGCGCTCTCCCGGACCGTCGGCACGCCGTCGGGGCCGGCGTACCTCACCGCCGCCCGCGAGGCGCTCGAAGCCCCCGATCCCACCGGCCCCGGTGGTTCGGACGACAGCGACGCCGACGTCCGACCGGTCCGAAAGACGCGGCCGGCCGCGCCCGATGACGCGGCGCTGGCACCGATCGAAGAGCGACTCCGGGCGGCAGAGCGGCCGCTCGTCGTCACGAGCAACGGCGTGGGACCGACCGGCGACCCCGACCTCGACGCGCTCGTGGACTTCGCGGAGGCGGTCGGCGCGGGGGTCGTCGAGCACGTCCCCCACGTCCTCTGCTTCCCGCGGGATCACGAACTCCACGTCGGCTACGACCCGAGCGGGCCCGTCCGGGAGTGCGACCTGCTCGTCGTCGCCGAGTCCGACGTCCCCTGGGTGCCCTCCCAGGTCGAGATCCCCGCGGATCTCGACGTCGTCCAGATCGACACCGATCCCGGGAAAGGGACCTACCCGCACTGGCCCTTCGAGGTCGACGAGGCGGTGCTGGCCGACCCGGCCGCCGCGCTCCGCCGGCTCGCAGAGCGCCTCGCCGACACCGACGCGGGGGGCGACGGCGAAGCGTGGCGGGAGCGGCACCGCGAACGCCGCGAAGAGGCCACCGCGCGCGTCGAGCGGGCCCGAGCGGACGACCGACTAGACGCGAGAGTGCTCTCGGCGGCCATCGCCGACTACGTCGACGGCGACACCGTCGTCCTCCAGGGCACCACGACGAACCGCGTCCCCGCGCTCGAACACATCCCGCAGTCCGAGCCGGGGACGTTCTTCTGGCGCGGCGGGGCCGGCCTCGGCTGGGCGGTCCCGGGCGGGATCGGCGCGAAGCTCGCCGATCCCGAAACGCGGGTCATCTCCCTCGTCGGCGACGGCGGCTACCTGTTCAGCAATCCCGCCGCGAGCGTCCTCGCGGCGAACAACGCCGACGCGCCGACCCTGAGCGTGATCTACCACAACGACGGCTGGGAGGCCGTCCGGCGGGCCACCCGGAAGCAACACGAAACGGGCGCGGCCGCGGCCCAGGGCGTCCCCGAGGGCGACTACGGCGAGACGATCGACCTCTCGCGCATCGCGACGATCAGCGACGCACACGCCCGCCGGGTCGACGATCTCGACTCCCTCGACGACGCGCTGGACACGGCGGTCGCGGCCGTCGACGGAGGGCAGGACGCGGTTCTGGACGTTCGACTCGATCCGAAAGATTGA
- a CDS encoding ABC transporter permease has protein sequence MDRVKRLGYSIASIVVLLVIWYAGGVAYPEVLPGLPETIDSLVTVLTTPGPYDHMFYYHVWKTIEMLFASLIVSMIVGTLLGIALGRSETLESTISTWIYAWLAVPSLVIVFLSAIWIGFDASSGFFAVPVVITPFVALNMWEGARNLDSDLAEMAEFFGADRVQMFTDIIVPQLAPFLFASFRSALSIGWKITLLVEAFLLTRGVGFMFRRYFDQYDLPTMMSWLIIFVVFLIVVEYGVLAPLHERVMEWRPDAEGVRVTE, from the coding sequence ATGGACCGGGTAAAACGGCTCGGCTACAGCATCGCGTCGATCGTCGTCCTGCTCGTCATCTGGTACGCCGGCGGCGTCGCGTATCCGGAGGTACTGCCGGGACTCCCCGAGACCATAGACTCGCTGGTCACCGTACTGACGACGCCCGGCCCGTACGACCATATGTTCTACTACCACGTCTGGAAGACCATCGAGATGCTCTTCGCCTCGCTCATCGTCTCGATGATCGTCGGGACGCTCCTGGGGATCGCACTCGGTCGAAGCGAGACCCTGGAGAGCACGATCTCGACGTGGATCTACGCGTGGCTCGCGGTTCCCTCGCTCGTGATCGTCTTTCTGTCGGCGATCTGGATCGGCTTCGACGCGAGCAGCGGATTCTTCGCGGTGCCGGTCGTCATCACCCCGTTCGTGGCGCTGAATATGTGGGAGGGCGCTCGGAACCTCGATTCGGACCTCGCGGAGATGGCCGAGTTCTTCGGCGCCGATCGCGTGCAGATGTTCACCGACATCATCGTCCCGCAGCTCGCGCCGTTCCTGTTCGCGAGCTTCCGCTCGGCGCTGTCGATCGGCTGGAAGATCACCCTGCTCGTCGAGGCGTTCCTGCTGACCCGGGGCGTCGGCTTCATGTTCCGCCGGTACTTCGACCAGTACGACCTCCCCACGATGATGAGTTGGCTCATCATCTTCGTCGTCTTCCTGATCGTCGTCGAGTACGGCGTCCTCGCGCCCCTCCACGAACGCGTGATGGAGTGGCGTCCCGACGCCGAAGGAGTCCGAGTGACCGAGTGA
- a CDS encoding ABC transporter ATP-binding protein: MTAAEEESVSAAPSDTGGDTLELRDIVKYYPKPGQGRIQVLDEVDLDVEAGAFVSLLGPSGCGKTTLMNVVSGLVEPNEGTMRRGGRDVSPDDLSLGYIFQEPRLLDWKTVAGNIEFALEARGVPESEWDDRVARYLEMVNLDEEGDNYPTRLSGGMKQRVAIARALAIEPEIILMDEPFSSLDEITARDLREELLDIWKQEQKTVLFVTHDINEAVFLSDYIYMMNSNGKMFARRDVSIDRPRQYDDPEIAQREAELYREFHEHVVE, translated from the coding sequence ATGACGGCCGCCGAAGAGGAATCTGTATCGGCAGCGCCATCCGATACGGGGGGCGACACGCTGGAACTACGCGACATCGTCAAATACTATCCCAAGCCCGGACAGGGTCGTATTCAGGTCCTCGACGAGGTCGACCTCGACGTCGAGGCCGGCGCGTTCGTCTCACTGCTCGGCCCCTCCGGTTGTGGAAAGACCACGTTGATGAACGTGGTCTCGGGGCTCGTCGAACCGAACGAGGGGACGATGCGACGCGGCGGCCGCGACGTCTCACCGGACGATCTCTCGCTCGGGTACATCTTCCAGGAACCCCGTCTGCTGGACTGGAAAACCGTCGCAGGCAACATCGAGTTCGCGCTCGAAGCCCGGGGCGTCCCCGAGTCGGAGTGGGACGACCGAGTCGCCCGCTACCTGGAGATGGTTAATCTCGACGAGGAGGGGGACAACTACCCGACGCGGCTCTCCGGCGGGATGAAACAGCGCGTCGCCATCGCCCGCGCGCTCGCGATCGAACCCGAGATCATCCTGATGGACGAGCCCTTCAGCAGCCTCGACGAGATCACCGCCCGCGATCTCCGCGAGGAGTTGCTCGACATCTGGAAGCAGGAACAGAAGACCGTCCTCTTCGTCACCCACGACATCAACGAGGCGGTGTTCCTCTCGGACTACATCTATATGATGAACTCGAACGGCAAGATGTTCGCGCGACGGGACGTCAGCATCGACCGTCCGCGACAGTACGACGACCCCGAGATCGCCCAGCGCGAGGCGGAGCTGTACAGAGAGTTCCACGAGCACGTGGTGGAGTGA
- a CDS encoding ABC transporter substrate-binding protein, whose amino-acid sequence MQRVTRRRFIAGTGAAGVAGLAGCSGGNGNGGSTDTESGGDSDGGSSGTTAGSSDGGLTSVRILLPEGTIHYPMYEAATDAGVFEDEGIDLTVDYAPFGAQVQSLTGGEVDVNMVSMMPYVSNYLKGEDLVTFGWNGCLQCINGLYTRASSDYQSTADLEGQRIGVWSWGSSTVQSYQAVVAEESGLRLRQDFETTTAAPPALLGLLTDEQVDGVINVSGLTITMEAQPDTYRRLSQLNAMWRERAGYTLPLTAWFTYSDWYENNTETAAGLLRGAEAATTHWRENTASILEEYGETASVDTQAKIDVVDEWANDGQVFRGGWESGYTDANWDFINLMNEYEFVSEVPSQDELLRNPL is encoded by the coding sequence ATGCAACGTGTTACCAGAAGGCGGTTTATCGCCGGTACAGGTGCAGCAGGCGTCGCTGGACTCGCCGGCTGTAGCGGGGGCAACGGAAACGGCGGCAGCACGGACACCGAGTCCGGCGGCGACAGCGACGGCGGCTCGTCTGGCACGACTGCGGGGTCGTCCGACGGGGGGCTCACGTCGGTCCGGATCCTCCTCCCCGAGGGGACGATTCACTATCCGATGTACGAGGCCGCCACCGACGCGGGGGTCTTCGAGGACGAGGGCATCGACCTGACGGTCGATTACGCACCGTTCGGCGCACAGGTCCAGTCGCTCACAGGCGGCGAGGTCGACGTCAATATGGTGTCGATGATGCCGTACGTGAGCAACTACCTCAAAGGCGAAGACCTGGTCACGTTCGGCTGGAACGGCTGCCTCCAGTGCATTAACGGCTTGTACACGCGCGCGAGCAGCGATTACCAGTCGACCGCCGACCTCGAAGGCCAGCGGATCGGTGTCTGGTCGTGGGGCTCTTCGACCGTCCAGTCGTATCAGGCGGTCGTAGCCGAGGAGTCGGGTCTCCGCCTCCGTCAGGACTTCGAGACGACGACGGCGGCGCCGCCGGCCCTGCTCGGTCTGCTCACGGACGAGCAGGTCGACGGAGTGATCAACGTCAGCGGCCTCACGATCACGATGGAGGCCCAGCCCGACACCTACCGCCGCCTCTCACAGCTGAACGCGATGTGGCGCGAACGGGCCGGATACACGCTCCCCCTCACCGCGTGGTTCACGTACTCCGACTGGTACGAGAACAACACCGAGACCGCCGCGGGGCTGCTCCGCGGGGCGGAGGCGGCGACGACTCACTGGCGTGAGAACACCGCCTCGATCCTCGAAGAGTACGGCGAGACCGCCTCGGTCGACACCCAAGCGAAGATCGACGTTGTCGACGAGTGGGCCAACGACGGGCAGGTGTTCCGCGGCGGCTGGGAGTCGGGCTACACCGACGCCAACTGGGACTTCATCAATCTGATGAACGAGTACGAGTTCGTCAGCGAAGTGCCCTCGCAGGACGAACTGCTCCGGAATCCGCTGTAA
- a CDS encoding ABC transporter permease, translating into MNSYITDRNLGKKALVAVALLAAWQLAAQFFAYYVFPSVPELLTATRTVITDPQFGTYRSNIFDTFRRLLAGFAISVVVGAIVGTAMGLRDDVEAFLRSWIVLGLSVPAIAVAFALIIAIGISEWVPVLTVVIVGVPFVILNMWEGTQELDPEITEMAEFFGASTLQKYRDILLPQVLEYLFPSMYWGLVVSWKVLFIAEVFGAGSGVGYMVNYWFQQQRVDLLLGWVLIPVLLIILAQEGLRAAEHRLMKWR; encoded by the coding sequence ATGAACTCTTACATCACCGATCGAAACCTCGGCAAGAAGGCCCTCGTCGCGGTCGCCCTGCTGGCGGCCTGGCAGCTTGCCGCGCAGTTCTTCGCGTACTACGTCTTCCCGAGCGTCCCGGAGCTTCTCACCGCCACGCGGACGGTCATCACGGACCCGCAGTTCGGGACGTACCGAAGCAACATCTTCGACACGTTCCGCCGGCTGCTGGCCGGCTTTGCCATCTCGGTGGTCGTCGGCGCGATCGTCGGGACTGCGATGGGACTCCGCGACGACGTCGAGGCGTTCCTCCGGTCGTGGATCGTCCTCGGCCTGTCGGTGCCGGCTATCGCGGTCGCGTTCGCGCTCATCATCGCCATCGGAATCTCCGAGTGGGTGCCGGTGTTGACGGTCGTGATCGTGGGCGTGCCCTTCGTCATCCTCAATATGTGGGAGGGGACTCAGGAGCTCGATCCGGAGATCACCGAGATGGCGGAGTTCTTCGGCGCGAGCACGCTCCAGAAGTACCGCGACATCCTCCTGCCGCAGGTGCTCGAATACCTCTTTCCCTCGATGTACTGGGGCCTCGTGGTCTCCTGGAAGGTCCTCTTCATCGCGGAGGTCTTCGGCGCGGGCTCGGGCGTCGGCTACATGGTCAACTACTGGTTCCAACAGCAGCGCGTCGACCTGCTCTTGGGCTGGGTGCTCATCCCCGTCTTACTCATCATCCTCGCTCAGGAGGGCCTCCGGGCCGCCGAGCACCGACTGATGAAGTGGCGGTGA